One Legionella hackeliae DNA segment encodes these proteins:
- the cpxA gene encoding two-component system sensor histidine kinase CpxA, translating to MRSLYWKIFLSFWLATILIIITTAWVTSEIAQKSSIPARERVFMDSYANAAVATFESGQHSALKKWLNQIGMSRKMTLYLLSSTGEIIANQPPPEVVKQISSNLVDEELDDGLLKFGDIIVSHEILSTSGRAYRLVAVSEKPLAHFVEIPWAGLTIRLLIAIIISGLICYLLSIYLTQPLRSLRMAAKSIATGQLSTRVGRIKGHYRDEIAELSGEFDRMAEQLEAIMNSKERLLQDISHELRSPLARLQIAIELGRKKAGTLADVEFARMEVECLRLNTLIGEILEFARLDKSFTPLSRTVIDLPRLLKQIIADANFELRDSRAGVFLQTIHDCQLFLDERLIHRAIENIIRNALRYSAPNPKVDVSLHSDETNSEIYIDIADNGPGVPEEQLEKIFSPFYRVDTSREKKTGGYGLGLSIAQQAVKLHHGNICARNRKEGGLLVRITLPIAANQPPKF from the coding sequence ATGCGTAGTTTGTATTGGAAAATCTTTCTATCTTTTTGGCTGGCAACCATCCTTATAATTATTACGACCGCATGGGTAACTAGTGAAATAGCGCAAAAATCGTCCATCCCTGCACGGGAACGCGTTTTTATGGATAGCTATGCCAATGCAGCAGTGGCAACGTTTGAATCAGGACAACATAGCGCTTTAAAGAAATGGCTTAATCAGATTGGTATGTCCAGAAAAATGACTCTGTACTTATTAAGCAGTACAGGAGAAATTATTGCTAATCAACCACCACCTGAGGTTGTAAAGCAAATCTCCAGTAATTTAGTGGATGAAGAGCTTGATGATGGTTTATTAAAATTTGGTGACATTATAGTCAGCCATGAGATTCTTTCAACTTCAGGTCGAGCTTATCGTCTTGTGGCTGTCAGTGAAAAACCATTGGCTCATTTTGTTGAAATTCCATGGGCAGGTCTAACGATTCGCCTGTTGATTGCAATTATTATTAGCGGCCTTATCTGTTATTTACTATCGATTTACTTAACTCAACCCTTACGCTCGTTAAGAATGGCCGCTAAATCCATTGCTACAGGACAACTAAGCACGCGTGTTGGTCGCATTAAAGGACACTATCGTGATGAGATTGCGGAGTTAAGTGGAGAGTTCGACAGAATGGCAGAACAACTCGAAGCCATCATGAACTCAAAAGAGCGCTTATTACAAGATATTTCCCATGAGTTGCGTTCCCCTCTTGCTCGTTTACAAATTGCAATTGAGTTAGGTCGAAAAAAAGCAGGAACACTAGCCGACGTTGAATTTGCTCGAATGGAAGTCGAGTGTCTGCGCTTAAATACATTAATTGGGGAGATTTTGGAATTTGCGAGACTGGATAAATCATTTACCCCATTAAGCAGAACAGTCATCGATTTACCAAGGCTACTTAAACAAATTATTGCTGATGCCAATTTCGAATTAAGAGATAGTAGAGCAGGTGTGTTTTTACAAACGATACATGACTGCCAATTGTTTCTGGATGAGCGTCTAATACATCGGGCAATAGAAAATATTATTCGCAATGCTTTACGTTACTCAGCCCCCAATCCCAAAGTGGATGTTTCCTTGCATAGCGATGAGACAAACTCTGAAATATACATTGATATTGCTGATAATGGACCAGGTGTCCCAGAAGAGCAATTGGAGAAAATTTTCAGCCCTTTTTATCGCGTTGACACATCAAGAGAAAAGAAAACCGGGGGTTATGGACTTGGCTTATCCATCGCACAACAAGCTGTAAAGCTGCATCATGGTAATATTTGTGCAAGGAATCGTAAAGAAGGAGGGCTTTTAGTTAGAATAACTTTACCCATTGCCGCAAACCAGCCTCCCAAATTTTAA
- a CDS encoding response regulator: MKVVLVEDNPSLQMTMSLRLKKLSCSVKVFGSADEALPYLRDEVGNYDVVILDGNLIPRFPEKANQRKNGPDIAAELLKFNKDVIIIPWTDDKDMLAQFAKIFRHHGRIEWAELAKPISINNLVEVLTPYIESFSSTNSSKNSPTRPRAFTS; the protein is encoded by the coding sequence ATGAAAGTTGTTCTCGTTGAAGATAACCCCTCATTACAAATGACCATGTCTTTACGACTTAAAAAGCTATCCTGTTCTGTAAAAGTATTTGGATCGGCGGATGAGGCCCTCCCTTACCTAAGGGATGAAGTAGGCAATTACGATGTAGTCATTTTAGACGGTAATTTGATACCTAGATTCCCAGAAAAAGCAAACCAGCGAAAAAATGGCCCTGATATAGCGGCTGAATTATTAAAATTTAATAAGGACGTTATCATTATACCCTGGACAGACGATAAGGACATGTTAGCTCAATTTGCAAAAATTTTTAGACACCATGGTAGAATAGAGTGGGCTGAATTGGCCAAACCTATTTCCATCAATAATCTTGTAGAAGTGTTAACCCCTTACATAGAATCTTTTAGTTCTACAAATAGCTCTAAAAACTCCCCAACAAGACCCAGAGCATTCACATCTTGA
- a CDS encoding PHP domain-containing protein → MIDLHCHSNFSDGVLSPSELLQKAIASNIKVLALTDHDTIAGLIELHQAAQDQPIQIINGIEFSVCWKKYDIHIIGLNINPANKLIQSLIERQSQSRIARAIEIGERMQACGVSNAYQKACELAGHERVGRPHFAQVFVNEGLATDLQTAFKRFLGRGKPAYVRTYWLTLSEAIEGIAQAEGQAVLAHPLKYSLTRTRLHELVMAFKDAGGSALEVVSGEMNITQVRELAGLCQRFELLSSTGSDYHGGTLSRIPLGRQQQLPVNCIPIWHQWNINRGLL, encoded by the coding sequence ATGATTGATTTGCACTGTCATAGTAATTTTTCTGATGGAGTCTTGAGTCCTTCTGAATTGTTACAAAAGGCGATCGCCTCTAATATAAAGGTCCTGGCTTTGACAGATCATGATACTATCGCTGGTCTTATCGAACTTCATCAGGCAGCACAAGATCAACCCATTCAAATCATTAATGGCATTGAATTCAGCGTTTGTTGGAAAAAATATGATATTCATATCATTGGATTGAACATTAATCCTGCCAACAAACTAATCCAGTCCCTAATTGAACGTCAAAGTCAGAGCAGAATTGCACGAGCTATTGAAATTGGTGAGCGCATGCAGGCATGTGGAGTAAGTAATGCTTATCAAAAAGCTTGCGAGCTTGCAGGGCATGAACGTGTGGGCAGGCCTCATTTTGCACAAGTCTTTGTCAATGAGGGATTAGCAACTGATTTGCAAACTGCGTTTAAAAGATTTTTAGGCAGAGGAAAACCGGCTTATGTCCGAACCTATTGGCTGACGCTTTCTGAAGCAATAGAGGGGATCGCTCAAGCAGAGGGTCAAGCTGTTTTAGCACATCCTTTGAAATACTCACTGACACGTACCCGACTACACGAATTGGTTATGGCATTTAAGGATGCAGGGGGAAGCGCACTCGAGGTAGTTTCAGGAGAGATGAATATCACACAGGTTCGAGAACTAGCAGGACTTTGCCAGCGTTTTGAGTTGTTGAGCTCAACTGGCTCAGATTATCATGGGGGTACATTATCACGTATTCCTCTTGGAAGACAGCAGCAACTCCCGGTAAACTGTATACCGATATGGCATCAATGGAACATTAACAGGGGACTTTTATGA
- the ybeY gene encoding rRNA maturation RNase YbeY → MNYHVDLQLACDEAIPVDENLLITWAQLPLIDHMDSAELTLRLVGKEEIRQLNLMYRKQDKPTNVLAFPSTIPDNIELEYPLLGDVIICPAVLEAESIDLDKPLPAHWAHIVIHGVLHLLGYDHIEDNDAKIMQELEIKLLAKLGISNPYHTTEDNDFEQRG, encoded by the coding sequence ATGAATTATCATGTAGACTTACAACTGGCGTGCGATGAAGCTATCCCGGTGGATGAAAACTTACTGATTACCTGGGCTCAATTACCCTTAATTGACCATATGGACTCTGCAGAACTAACATTACGTCTGGTTGGTAAAGAAGAAATTAGACAATTAAATCTCATGTACAGAAAACAAGATAAGCCAACAAATGTACTCGCATTCCCTAGCACTATTCCTGATAATATAGAGCTTGAATATCCTTTACTGGGTGATGTAATCATTTGCCCTGCCGTTTTGGAGGCCGAGAGTATCGACCTTGATAAACCGCTCCCGGCACATTGGGCCCATATAGTTATTCATGGGGTTTTGCATTTGTTAGGCTATGATCATATTGAAGATAATGATGCGAAAATTATGCAAGAACTAGAGATTAAATTGTTAGCCAAGTTAGGTATTTCTAACCCATATCATACTACAGAGGATAATGACTTTGAGCAAAGAGGATGA
- a CDS encoding HlyC/CorC family transporter: protein MTLSKEDDNGSLLMRFRQFLQVEPQNKEELINLLRDAHIRSLIDSETLNMIEGVIQFSQMRVRDIMLPKKQMTSISQDLELEDVIDIVSSSGHSRFPVTGDHKDEIIGILHAKDLLRFQVDKTAEFDLHDIIRQATFVPESKRLDLLLSEFRNNRNHMAIVVDEYGAVSGFVTIEDIIEQIIGDIEDEFDIDEEAYIKAHGDSYYIVKAHTPIEEFNEQLHANFSDESYDTIGGIVMTNFGHLPQRGETIIIDQFEFKVINADARRIKLLGCFDKRPTKDKLMAT, encoded by the coding sequence ATGACTTTGAGCAAAGAGGATGATAACGGTTCTTTATTGATGCGCTTTAGGCAGTTTTTACAAGTTGAACCGCAGAACAAAGAGGAATTGATTAATTTATTACGCGACGCACACATTCGCTCCCTAATAGATTCCGAAACTCTCAACATGATAGAAGGAGTCATTCAGTTTTCACAAATGCGGGTGAGAGATATTATGCTCCCCAAAAAACAAATGACCTCAATTTCTCAAGATCTTGAATTAGAAGACGTGATTGATATTGTGAGTAGTTCCGGCCATTCTCGCTTTCCTGTTACAGGGGATCATAAAGATGAAATAATTGGCATCCTACATGCAAAAGATTTATTGCGTTTTCAGGTGGACAAGACGGCAGAGTTTGATCTGCATGATATTATTCGGCAAGCGACCTTTGTACCTGAAAGTAAACGTCTCGATTTACTATTGAGCGAGTTTCGTAATAATCGTAATCATATGGCAATTGTTGTTGATGAGTACGGAGCTGTGAGTGGTTTTGTGACGATAGAGGATATTATTGAGCAAATTATTGGTGATATTGAGGATGAATTTGACATTGACGAAGAGGCTTACATTAAAGCGCATGGTGATTCCTATTATATTGTCAAAGCTCATACCCCTATTGAAGAATTTAATGAACAATTGCATGCCAACTTCAGTGATGAGAGCTATGATACGATTGGTGGTATAGTGATGACAAACTTCGGACATCTACCACAACGGGGAGAAACAATTATAATTGATCAGTTTGAATTTAAGGTCATTAATGCCGATGCCAGACGAATTAAGCTTCTTGGCTGTTTTGATAAACGTCCTACTAAAGACAAATTAATGGCCACTTAA
- a CDS encoding L-threonylcarbamoyladenylate synthase — MSQFFAIHPDNPQARLLRKAATIVQEGGLIVYPTDSGYALGCKLGNKSALERIRRLRQLDKNHNMTLVCRDLSQLGTYARVSNSIFRLLKAFTPGSYTFILNATHEVPRLMLHPRRKTLGLRVPDNSITLALLECLDEPLMSTTLILPGATAPLSEPEAIKDLLGNQTDLIIDGGNCSHAPTTVIDLTGEYPVIIREGKGDPEPFR; from the coding sequence ATGAGTCAGTTCTTCGCAATTCATCCAGATAATCCACAGGCAAGACTATTAAGAAAAGCCGCTACAATTGTTCAAGAGGGTGGGTTGATAGTCTATCCTACAGATTCTGGTTATGCTTTGGGATGTAAATTAGGCAACAAGTCCGCCTTGGAAAGAATTAGACGGCTGCGACAATTGGATAAAAACCATAATATGACGCTGGTTTGCCGTGATTTATCCCAATTGGGTACTTACGCGCGTGTCTCAAATTCAATCTTTCGCCTCCTGAAAGCATTCACTCCCGGGTCTTATACATTCATATTAAATGCAACCCATGAGGTTCCAAGATTGATGCTGCATCCACGACGAAAAACACTTGGACTTAGGGTACCTGACAACAGTATCACCTTAGCATTACTTGAATGCCTGGACGAACCATTAATGAGTACCACCTTAATTTTACCAGGAGCAACAGCTCCATTAAGTGAACCTGAGGCAATTAAAGATTTGTTAGGCAATCAAACTGATTTAATTATTGATGGTGGAAACTGCAGTCATGCACCAACAACAGTCATTGATTTAACAGGCGAGTATCCTGTCATAATTCGTGAAGGTAAGGGAGATCCTGAGCCTTTTCGATAA
- the cpxR gene encoding two-component system response regulator CpxR encodes MNNSILIVDDDTELTDLLVQYLEPEGFNVVCVHDGESAVKKALNQVFDAIILDVMLPKLNGFEVLKAIREHLETPVLMLTARGDDIDRIVGLEIGADDYLPKPCNPRELVARLRAILRRTQKIPTQRPIIEHHGILVDCSKRLATHHGDPMELTNAEFNILEMLIKSPGQAFSKEELTEYALGRKYTAYDRSIDVHISNLRNKLGDNPEGEPLVKTVRGFGYMFNA; translated from the coding sequence ATGAATAATAGCATCTTGATTGTAGATGACGACACTGAGCTTACGGATCTGCTAGTGCAATATCTGGAACCAGAGGGTTTTAATGTAGTCTGCGTTCATGATGGTGAAAGCGCTGTAAAAAAAGCACTTAATCAGGTTTTTGATGCCATTATTTTGGATGTCATGCTTCCAAAATTAAATGGTTTTGAAGTATTGAAAGCAATCCGCGAACATTTAGAAACACCCGTTTTAATGTTAACGGCACGCGGCGATGACATTGATCGTATAGTAGGGCTTGAAATTGGTGCTGATGATTACTTGCCTAAGCCTTGCAATCCACGCGAGTTAGTGGCCAGATTGCGAGCCATTCTTAGACGCACGCAAAAAATTCCAACTCAACGACCAATTATTGAACATCACGGCATTCTAGTTGACTGTTCTAAACGACTGGCAACACATCATGGTGACCCCATGGAATTAACAAATGCCGAGTTTAACATTCTTGAAATGTTAATTAAGTCACCAGGCCAAGCTTTTTCGAAGGAAGAATTAACAGAATATGCTTTGGGTAGAAAATATACCGCCTACGATCGCAGCATTGATGTCCATATTAGTAATTTACGCAATAAATTAGGCGATAATCCTGAGGGAGAGCCACTGGTAAAGACTGTTCGCGGCTTCGGGTATATGTTTAATGCGTAG
- a CDS encoding PhoH family protein translates to MSSKLQNETLNYPRLNSQQLANLCGTFHENIKLIELFFNITIKIGHDAVSLFGNSHSGLLKAKQVIKQLYQLANEPIYVETVNSFLENKDPKTVMSQSIKLSRKTILPRNVKQTEYLNSISKHDITFAVGPAGTGKTYLAVSKAIESYEKGEVQRLVFVRPAVEAGEKLGFLPGDLVEKVLPYLRPIYDALYEMIGFKEAQKLIQTDVIEVLPLAFMRGRTLNEAFIILDEAQNTTVPQMKMFLTRMGFGSKTVITGDVTQIDLPKGTESGLIHAVKVLRDISEISIHHFTSREVVRHPLVSRIIDSYENVNRDHQE, encoded by the coding sequence TTGAGCAGTAAACTACAGAACGAAACGCTAAATTATCCTCGTCTTAATTCACAGCAATTGGCCAATCTGTGTGGAACTTTTCACGAAAACATTAAACTCATTGAATTATTTTTTAACATAACCATTAAGATTGGTCATGATGCAGTGAGCCTGTTTGGCAATTCCCATTCTGGATTATTAAAAGCAAAACAAGTAATTAAACAATTATATCAATTAGCCAATGAACCCATCTATGTTGAAACTGTCAACTCTTTTCTTGAAAATAAGGATCCGAAAACCGTTATGTCACAGTCAATTAAATTAAGCCGTAAAACAATTTTACCACGTAACGTCAAACAAACTGAGTATTTAAATAGCATTAGCAAACATGATATTACTTTTGCTGTTGGCCCTGCTGGCACTGGCAAGACGTATCTTGCCGTATCTAAGGCAATAGAATCCTATGAAAAAGGCGAAGTCCAACGTCTGGTATTTGTACGACCAGCGGTTGAAGCGGGTGAAAAATTAGGCTTTCTACCAGGAGACTTGGTAGAAAAAGTTCTCCCCTACCTAAGGCCCATCTATGATGCCTTATATGAAATGATAGGATTTAAAGAAGCACAAAAACTTATCCAAACGGATGTTATCGAAGTATTACCTCTTGCATTTATGCGAGGTCGAACCTTAAATGAAGCCTTCATTATTCTTGACGAAGCACAAAATACCACTGTACCGCAAATGAAAATGTTCCTCACACGTATGGGTTTTGGTTCAAAAACGGTCATTACCGGCGATGTCACTCAAATTGATTTACCGAAAGGTACAGAATCTGGTTTAATTCATGCTGTTAAAGTACTGCGTGATATTTCTGAAATCAGCATTCATCACTTCACTAGTCGTGAGGTAGTCCGCCATCCTTTAGTTTCACGCATTATTGACTCTTACGAGAATGTAAATAGGGATCATCAAGAATGA